In Streptomyces puniciscabiei, a single genomic region encodes these proteins:
- a CDS encoding TIR domain-containing protein, which yields MVARQNNPGDTGPLDFFISYSPADERWASWIAWTLEEAGYRTVLQAWDFVPGTNFVDFMDRGVSESAAVIAVLSRNYERSRYGRMEWQAALRADPDAPERRLITVRVEDIPVEGLLATITYVDLVPVADPAAARELLLARVRQALDGRARPSLPPGYPGGANGGPVPAAPAVPSPGRPLGGPGWAGRRRPAAPPSYPRVSGAVRERDAVTVLQLAGPAFGRGQDPAELQAAIWGDLVELADSGAPSPDLLVVTGDLTASGSRREFEQALAFLTGLRALLGLEPHRVALVPGGQDVNLAACQAYFSTCEADEMPPRPPYWPKWRHFARLFQELYQGLDVVFDSDQPWTLFPVPELHTVVAGLNSSMAYSHRRDDQYGLVGREQAAWFAQALRPHETEGWLRIGVVRHAPGATRVAAPGVRRAGTAALDGAGPLRDTDVLSRLTAPRLHLLLHGPAEPGALPALATAAGEVPVIGAGRPGGHQLVRVGREGVAVWQGPGEPRRRAVQWRRAERAFGPEAAPAGDHEGTAAPAHEPEPRAVQTPAEILLARVAEVCRTRHEGAQIRPVDGPVPQLLVTWSQSGFVRQQRVAVHIGTPTAQDVDRFVALVHAADAEAEAELVHDGPPPARELRDAARRRGVRVRSFTEFQGLLDLRGYVAGQSERLRTDPRYPPGMYLPQRYREVERLDAEDRDGLVDEMLRLLDSDQGRFLLLLGDFGHGKTFALRELARRIPGELPHLVPLLIELHALDRAYSFEGLVAAHLAAHGVDNIDLRAFRYMLQQGRIVLLFDGFDELVNQVTYDRAAERLQVLLDSAVDSAKIVVSSRTQHFRSQGQVLTALGERVGLLPHRRVLAVREFSPQQIRAYLVNRYDGDERAADRRIRLLDAIPDLLALCRNPRLLGFVADLDDDRLRAVAGAGRALSPAGLYEEVLTAWLNFEVQRGSGSPGRAPGLSLEQLWDAVTALALRLWESGQDSLRLDELTDVAETLSGLADARLSVPQTAHAIGSGSLLVRSDDGVFRFIHGSVVEWLVARECARRITGGDSGLLGRRQLSRLAVEFLCDLADHRICQAWAERELSGTSQDASSDAARGNAVRILGRLRVPAHTDLRGAALAGEDLSHRDFSGVDLTRADLTDARLVGANLSGAVLRGARLVGARLDGADLTGADLRGADLRRARLIGTDLTGARVAGGRWRRAALISATLGSLDRSPELATAAIAPGMAVDSGFRPSAVGVPYGYDMRTSRLPEPISYSPDGELLAVGSEDGGILVCEAATGIPLRTLQGHTGRVYAVKFRGRVLATGSSDGTVRLWDPVSGRCLHRLEIHETGVWPLVLDAEGTLLATGDADGLVTVWDTASGTPLHRLPGHSAPVYTVAFAPGDTALVTGDAAGAVRLWDLDTGRQTGELPGHRGAVYRARFSPDGTVLATADQGDDGQGATVRVWDPATGAARHEFTGHSGRVYTLDFHPGGALLVSGDTEGEVRLWDLADRRSAGLLGGCRGAVYQVLFDPDGTLLAAGDSAGVVRLWRIDPEADPVAAPLHRQPAEHRGSVWVCKFRPHGDTPAQGPGALLVTGGNDGVVRLWEPATGQGRRILRGHGRRVGTLSFSADGSMLAAGGNDGVVRVWHAASGRRLRELTGQSDRLVSAAFGPAGPLLATASSDGDLYLWNAATGEYQRELDVETDHVWAEAFSADGELLATANDDDTVRLWYRATGAHVATITEHFGRVRAIAFRSDGAVLATGCDDRKVRIWDVTERRITSVLDGHTDRVYAVAFAPDGSWLAGASWDGTAVIWKDGEIAHRLTGHTGKLWTAAVHPRRPLLATAGDDRTVRLWNPDTGEEAAVLTGHTGRILAVAFSPDGSVLASGGEDGTVRLWNVPADGPAALRATLVGMPGGWAALSASGGYKYEGDVTGEFWHAVGMCRFEPGELDGHLPGMWQVPLEEALE from the coding sequence ATGGTGGCTCGACAGAACAACCCGGGGGACACCGGGCCATTGGACTTCTTCATCAGCTACTCACCGGCCGACGAGCGCTGGGCGTCCTGGATCGCCTGGACCCTGGAGGAGGCCGGGTACCGGACGGTGCTGCAGGCCTGGGACTTCGTGCCGGGCACCAACTTCGTGGACTTCATGGACCGGGGCGTGAGCGAGTCCGCCGCCGTCATCGCCGTGCTGTCCAGGAACTACGAGCGGTCCCGGTACGGGCGGATGGAGTGGCAGGCCGCCCTGCGGGCCGATCCGGACGCGCCGGAGCGGCGGCTGATCACCGTACGGGTCGAGGACATCCCGGTGGAGGGGCTGCTCGCCACCATCACGTACGTGGACCTGGTGCCGGTCGCCGATCCGGCGGCGGCCCGGGAGCTGCTGCTCGCCCGGGTCCGGCAGGCCCTCGACGGGCGGGCCCGGCCCAGCCTGCCGCCCGGTTACCCGGGTGGTGCGAACGGCGGTCCCGTGCCCGCCGCCCCGGCGGTGCCGAGCCCCGGGCGGCCGCTCGGCGGGCCCGGGTGGGCGGGGCGTCGCAGACCCGCCGCGCCGCCGTCGTACCCGCGCGTGTCCGGGGCGGTCCGGGAGCGGGACGCGGTCACCGTGCTCCAGCTGGCCGGGCCCGCCTTCGGCCGGGGGCAGGACCCCGCCGAGTTACAGGCGGCGATCTGGGGTGATCTGGTGGAGCTGGCGGACTCCGGGGCGCCCTCGCCCGATCTGCTGGTCGTCACCGGGGATCTCACCGCTTCGGGCAGCCGGCGCGAGTTCGAGCAGGCCCTCGCGTTCCTCACCGGGCTGCGGGCCCTGCTCGGGCTCGAACCGCACCGGGTCGCCCTGGTCCCGGGTGGTCAGGACGTCAACCTGGCGGCCTGCCAGGCCTACTTCAGCACCTGCGAGGCCGACGAGATGCCGCCCCGGCCGCCGTACTGGCCCAAGTGGCGGCACTTCGCCCGGCTGTTCCAGGAGCTGTACCAGGGGCTCGACGTCGTCTTCGACAGCGATCAGCCGTGGACGCTCTTCCCCGTGCCCGAGCTGCACACCGTGGTCGCGGGGCTCAACTCCTCCATGGCGTACAGCCACCGGCGCGACGACCAGTACGGGCTGGTCGGGCGCGAGCAGGCCGCCTGGTTCGCGCAGGCGCTGCGGCCGCACGAGACGGAGGGGTGGCTGCGGATCGGGGTGGTGCGGCATGCGCCGGGTGCCACCCGTGTCGCCGCCCCCGGTGTCCGTCGCGCCGGTACGGCGGCACTGGACGGGGCCGGGCCGCTGCGGGACACCGATGTGCTGAGCCGGCTGACCGCGCCCCGGCTGCACCTGCTGCTGCACGGTCCGGCCGAGCCCGGCGCGCTGCCCGCCCTGGCCACCGCGGCCGGTGAGGTGCCGGTGATCGGCGCCGGGCGGCCCGGCGGGCACCAGCTGGTGCGGGTCGGCCGGGAGGGCGTGGCCGTCTGGCAGGGGCCGGGGGAGCCCCGGCGGCGCGCCGTCCAGTGGCGGCGGGCCGAGCGGGCCTTCGGGCCCGAGGCCGCGCCCGCCGGTGACCACGAGGGCACTGCCGCGCCCGCCCACGAGCCCGAGCCGCGCGCCGTGCAGACCCCCGCCGAGATCCTGCTCGCCCGGGTCGCGGAGGTCTGCCGCACCCGGCACGAGGGCGCCCAGATCCGCCCGGTGGACGGGCCGGTGCCGCAACTGCTCGTCACCTGGAGCCAGTCGGGCTTCGTGCGGCAGCAGCGGGTGGCGGTGCACATCGGTACGCCGACCGCGCAGGACGTCGACCGGTTCGTGGCCCTCGTGCACGCCGCCGACGCCGAGGCGGAGGCCGAACTCGTCCACGACGGGCCGCCGCCCGCCCGCGAGCTGCGCGACGCCGCCCGTCGCCGGGGGGTGCGGGTGCGCAGCTTCACCGAGTTCCAGGGGCTGCTGGACCTGCGCGGGTATGTCGCCGGGCAGAGCGAGCGGCTGCGCACCGACCCCCGCTATCCCCCGGGCATGTACCTGCCGCAGCGGTACCGGGAGGTGGAGCGCCTCGACGCCGAGGACCGCGACGGGCTGGTGGACGAGATGCTGCGGCTGCTCGACTCCGACCAGGGGCGCTTCCTGCTGCTGCTCGGCGACTTCGGGCACGGCAAGACCTTCGCGCTGCGCGAGCTGGCCCGCCGGATCCCGGGTGAACTGCCGCATCTCGTCCCGCTGTTGATCGAGCTGCACGCCCTCGACCGGGCCTATTCGTTCGAGGGGCTCGTCGCCGCGCACCTCGCCGCCCACGGCGTCGACAACATCGACCTGCGGGCCTTCAGGTACATGCTCCAGCAGGGCCGGATCGTGCTGCTCTTCGACGGCTTCGACGAGCTCGTGAACCAGGTGACGTACGACCGTGCCGCCGAGCGGCTGCAGGTGCTGCTGGACTCCGCCGTGGACAGCGCCAAGATCGTGGTGTCCAGCCGTACCCAGCACTTCCGCTCCCAGGGCCAGGTGCTCACCGCGCTCGGCGAACGCGTCGGCCTGCTCCCGCACCGCCGGGTGCTGGCCGTACGGGAGTTCAGCCCGCAGCAGATCCGCGCCTATCTGGTGAACCGCTACGACGGCGACGAACGCGCCGCCGACCGCCGGATCCGGCTGCTGGACGCCATCCCCGACCTGCTCGCCCTGTGCCGCAACCCCCGGCTGCTCGGCTTCGTCGCCGACCTCGACGACGACCGGCTGCGCGCGGTCGCCGGCGCCGGGCGCGCCCTCAGCCCAGCCGGACTGTACGAGGAGGTCCTCACCGCCTGGCTGAACTTCGAGGTCCAGCGCGGCAGCGGCAGCCCCGGCCGGGCGCCCGGGCTGTCCCTGGAGCAGTTGTGGGACGCGGTCACCGCGCTCGCGCTGCGGCTGTGGGAGAGCGGGCAGGACTCGCTGCGGCTGGACGAGCTCACCGACGTCGCCGAGACCCTGAGCGGGCTCGCGGACGCCCGGCTGTCGGTGCCGCAGACCGCCCACGCCATCGGGTCCGGCAGTCTGCTGGTGCGCAGCGACGACGGCGTGTTCCGGTTCATCCACGGCTCGGTGGTGGAGTGGCTGGTCGCCCGGGAGTGCGCCCGCAGGATCACCGGCGGCGACAGCGGCCTGCTGGGCCGGCGACAGCTCAGCCGGCTGGCCGTGGAGTTCCTGTGCGACCTCGCCGACCACCGGATCTGCCAGGCGTGGGCCGAGCGGGAGCTGTCCGGCACCTCCCAGGACGCCTCCTCGGACGCGGCCCGCGGCAACGCCGTGCGGATCCTCGGCCGGCTCCGGGTGCCCGCCCACACCGATCTGCGCGGCGCCGCCCTGGCCGGGGAGGACCTGTCCCACCGCGACTTCTCGGGCGTGGACCTCACCCGCGCCGACCTCACCGACGCCCGGCTGGTCGGCGCCAACCTCTCCGGAGCCGTCCTGCGCGGCGCCCGCCTGGTCGGCGCCCGGCTCGACGGCGCCGATCTGACCGGCGCGGACCTGCGCGGTGCCGACCTGAGGCGGGCCCGGCTGATCGGCACCGACCTGACCGGCGCCCGGGTGGCGGGCGGCCGGTGGCGGCGGGCGGCGCTGATCTCGGCGACGCTGGGCTCCCTGGACCGCAGTCCCGAGCTGGCCACCGCCGCGATCGCGCCCGGCATGGCCGTCGACTCCGGCTTCCGGCCCTCCGCGGTCGGTGTGCCGTACGGCTACGACATGCGCACCAGCCGGCTGCCCGAACCCATCTCCTACAGCCCCGACGGCGAACTGCTAGCCGTCGGCAGCGAGGACGGCGGCATCCTGGTGTGCGAGGCCGCCACCGGCATCCCCCTGCGCACCCTGCAGGGCCACACCGGCCGGGTCTACGCCGTCAAGTTCCGCGGCCGTGTCCTGGCCACCGGCAGCTCCGACGGCACCGTACGGCTGTGGGACCCGGTCTCCGGCCGCTGCCTGCACCGCCTGGAGATCCATGAGACCGGCGTCTGGCCGCTCGTCCTCGACGCCGAGGGCACCCTGCTGGCCACCGGCGACGCCGACGGTCTGGTCACCGTCTGGGACACCGCCTCGGGCACCCCGCTGCACCGGCTGCCCGGTCACTCCGCGCCCGTCTACACCGTGGCGTTCGCACCCGGCGACACCGCCCTGGTCACCGGGGACGCCGCCGGCGCCGTACGGCTGTGGGACCTGGACACCGGGCGGCAGACCGGCGAACTGCCCGGCCATCGCGGCGCGGTGTACCGGGCGCGGTTCAGCCCGGACGGCACCGTGCTGGCCACCGCCGACCAGGGCGACGACGGGCAGGGCGCCACGGTCCGGGTGTGGGACCCGGCGACCGGAGCCGCGCGCCACGAGTTCACCGGGCACTCCGGCCGCGTCTACACCCTGGACTTCCACCCCGGCGGCGCCCTGCTGGTCAGCGGGGACACCGAAGGGGAGGTACGGCTGTGGGACCTGGCCGACCGCCGCTCGGCCGGGCTGCTCGGCGGCTGCCGCGGGGCCGTGTACCAGGTGCTGTTCGACCCCGACGGGACCCTGCTCGCCGCCGGGGACAGCGCCGGAGTGGTCCGGCTGTGGCGGATCGACCCGGAGGCCGACCCGGTCGCGGCGCCGCTGCACCGCCAGCCCGCCGAGCACCGCGGCTCGGTGTGGGTGTGCAAGTTCCGCCCGCACGGCGACACGCCCGCCCAGGGCCCCGGCGCGCTGCTGGTGACCGGCGGCAACGACGGCGTCGTACGGCTGTGGGAGCCGGCCACCGGACAGGGCCGGCGCATTCTGCGCGGCCACGGGCGGCGCGTCGGCACGCTGTCCTTCAGCGCCGACGGCTCGATGCTGGCGGCCGGCGGCAACGACGGTGTCGTCCGGGTGTGGCACGCCGCCTCCGGGCGGCGGCTGCGCGAACTGACCGGGCAGAGCGACCGCCTGGTGTCGGCGGCGTTCGGCCCCGCCGGACCGCTGCTGGCCACCGCGAGCAGCGACGGCGACCTCTACCTGTGGAACGCGGCCACGGGGGAGTACCAGCGCGAACTCGACGTGGAGACCGACCACGTGTGGGCCGAGGCGTTCAGCGCCGACGGCGAACTCCTCGCCACCGCCAACGACGACGACACGGTACGGCTGTGGTACCGGGCCACCGGGGCGCACGTCGCCACCATCACCGAGCACTTCGGGCGGGTCCGGGCGATCGCCTTCCGGTCCGACGGCGCGGTCCTGGCCACCGGGTGCGACGACCGCAAGGTGCGGATCTGGGACGTGACGGAACGCCGGATCACCTCTGTCCTCGACGGCCACACCGACCGGGTGTACGCCGTGGCGTTCGCCCCCGACGGCTCGTGGCTGGCGGGCGCCTCCTGGGACGGCACGGCGGTGATCTGGAAGGACGGCGAGATCGCCCACCGGCTGACCGGCCACACCGGCAAGCTCTGGACGGCGGCCGTCCACCCCCGGCGCCCCCTGCTGGCCACGGCGGGCGACGACCGCACCGTCCGCCTGTGGAACCCGGACACCGGTGAGGAGGCGGCCGTGCTGACGGGCCACACCGGCCGGATCCTGGCCGTCGCCTTCAGCCCCGACGGCTCCGTGCTGGCCAGCGGTGGCGAGGACGGCACGGTACGGCTGTGGAACGTGCCCGCCGACGGCCCGGCCGCCCTGCGGGCCACCCTGGTCGGCATGCCCGGCGGCTGGGCGGCGCTGTCCGCGTCGGGCGGATACAAGTACGAGGGGGACGTCACCGGCGAGTTCTGGCACGCGGTCGGCATGTGCCGCTTCGAACCGGGGGAGCTGGACGGGCATCTTCCGGGGATGTGGCAGGTGCCGTTGGAGGAAGCGCTGGAGTGA
- a CDS encoding SLC13 family permease produces the protein MRALLLRLHVLDRVAIGLLATGLLCVATGLLPTGSASDAMTRIAPLLAFLGTVIVLAELTSRAGVFDVVAARVARAGKGSYPLLFLLCVLFASVTTVALNLDTTAVLLTPVMLALASRVGIAPVPLAMTTVWLANTASLLLPVSNLTNLLAANRVALSPLGLAGRMWAPQLAALVVTMACLWLFFWRRGRRGGPVVDDYGLMAAVPVSGPGAARAADVRVDAADRYVPPAVHRPADRVLFRACALACAGFLLAILVADVPLWMASATAALVAVTAFGVRQRSALRLSLVPWRLLVMVPGMFLVVETFDAHGLHHLLASAVGTDGGTRGLFRAAAVGGGLSNALNNLPVYLAGEAAVPVGNHDQLLALLVGTNAGPVITPWASLATLLWYERCHAYGVRVPVGRLMGTGAVLAACAVVAAVAALAVTR, from the coding sequence GTGCGTGCCTTATTGCTGCGTCTGCATGTCCTCGACCGGGTGGCGATCGGTCTGCTGGCGACCGGACTGCTGTGCGTGGCCACGGGACTGCTGCCGACCGGTTCCGCGTCCGACGCGATGACCCGCATCGCCCCGCTGCTGGCCTTCCTGGGCACGGTGATCGTGCTGGCCGAACTGACCAGCCGGGCCGGGGTGTTCGACGTGGTGGCGGCGCGGGTGGCGAGGGCGGGGAAGGGCAGCTATCCGCTGTTGTTCCTGCTGTGCGTGCTGTTCGCGTCGGTCACCACGGTCGCCCTCAACCTGGACACGACGGCCGTCCTGCTGACTCCGGTGATGCTGGCGCTCGCCTCCCGGGTGGGTATCGCGCCGGTGCCGCTGGCCATGACGACGGTCTGGCTGGCCAACACCGCGAGCCTGCTCCTGCCGGTGTCCAACCTGACGAACCTGCTGGCCGCCAACCGGGTCGCGCTGTCCCCGCTGGGCCTGGCGGGGCGCATGTGGGCACCGCAACTCGCCGCGCTGGTCGTGACGATGGCTTGTTTGTGGCTGTTCTTCTGGCGCCGGGGGCGGCGTGGGGGGCCTGTTGTCGACGATTACGGCCTGATGGCGGCCGTACCGGTGTCGGGGCCGGGTGCCGCGCGTGCGGCGGACGTGCGGGTGGACGCCGCCGACCGTTATGTGCCGCCCGCCGTGCACCGCCCCGCCGACCGGGTGCTGTTCCGGGCCTGCGCGCTCGCCTGCGCCGGCTTTCTGCTGGCCATCCTGGTGGCCGACGTCCCGCTGTGGATGGCCTCCGCAACGGCCGCGCTCGTCGCCGTGACGGCGTTCGGAGTGCGGCAGCGGTCCGCGCTCCGGCTGTCGCTCGTCCCCTGGCGGCTGCTGGTCATGGTGCCGGGCATGTTCCTGGTGGTCGAGACCTTCGACGCACACGGGCTGCACCATCTGCTCGCCTCGGCGGTCGGTACCGACGGCGGCACCCGCGGCCTGTTCCGCGCCGCGGCGGTGGGCGGCGGCCTGTCCAACGCCCTCAACAACCTGCCGGTCTATCTGGCCGGGGAGGCGGCGGTGCCGGTGGGCAACCACGACCAGCTGCTGGCCCTGCTGGTCGGCACCAACGCCGGTCCGGTGATCACCCCTTGGGCGTCCCTGGCGACGCTGCTGTGGTACGAGCGCTGCCATGCGTACGGCGTCCGGGTGCCGGTTGGCCGGTTGATGGGGA
- a CDS encoding glycerophosphodiester phosphodiesterase, which translates to MQTVTAVAHRGDPYRVRENTIDSLRSALGRGADAVEIDVRLTRDGVPVLLHDDTLQRLWEVGRPLGALSAEEVRGLTAGGVPTLAETLAATGDCRVMVDLCGRVERRMVDRVMDVVRQSGAGERVYYCAGPEAMLAVRAADPAAEIALTWTSLAPPRQALLDVVRPRWLNYRFSLVSRELAARVHRDGYLLSVWTPDTRRSMSRLLDLGADSITTNRVDVLHALREGTGLGSC; encoded by the coding sequence ATGCAGACCGTGACCGCCGTGGCCCACCGCGGCGACCCCTACCGGGTCCGTGAGAACACCATCGACTCGCTGCGTTCCGCGCTCGGCCGGGGCGCGGACGCGGTCGAGATCGACGTACGGCTCACCCGTGACGGCGTTCCCGTGCTGCTGCACGACGACACGCTGCAGCGGCTGTGGGAGGTCGGCCGGCCGCTCGGCGCGCTGTCCGCCGAGGAGGTGCGCGGGCTCACGGCGGGCGGGGTGCCGACGCTGGCGGAGACGCTGGCCGCGACCGGTGACTGCCGGGTGATGGTGGATCTGTGCGGACGGGTCGAGCGGCGGATGGTGGACCGGGTGATGGACGTGGTCCGGCAGAGCGGGGCCGGCGAGCGCGTCTACTACTGCGCGGGCCCGGAGGCGATGCTCGCCGTGCGCGCCGCCGACCCGGCCGCCGAGATCGCGCTGACCTGGACGAGCCTCGCCCCGCCCCGGCAGGCGCTGCTGGACGTGGTCCGCCCGCGCTGGCTCAACTACCGCTTCTCCCTGGTGAGCCGGGAGCTCGCGGCCCGTGTCCACCGCGACGGCTACCTGCTGTCCGTCTGGACCCCGGACACCCGCCGCTCGATGAGCCGCCTGCTGGACCTGGGCGCCGACTCGATCACCACGAACCGGGTCGACGTCCTGCACGCCCTGCGCGAGGGCACCGGCCTCGGCAGCTGTTAG